A section of the Tenrec ecaudatus isolate mTenEca1 chromosome 10, mTenEca1.hap1, whole genome shotgun sequence genome encodes:
- the LOC142457872 gene encoding olfactory receptor 13J1-like → MDALNSTQVSEFFLKGFSEYPVLEPLLFLFCSALYLVTLLGNTGIVAVSVLDVRLHTPMYFFLSNLSILDIGYTSSFAPLMLVHFLSSQKTISFTGCGIQMCLGLSTGSTECLLLAIMAYDRYLAICRPLQYPVLMSRQLCLLLVGVAWSFSLLKSMTETIIAMRLPFCGHHVVSHFSCEILAVLKLACGDTSVSQALLLAGSTLLLPMPLALICLSYTLILVTILRVPSAAGRRKAFSTCSAHLTVVVLFYGAVIYTYMKPKTKEAHVSDEVFTVLYAVVTPMLNPVIYSLRNREVKEAARKVWNKNWTSR, encoded by the coding sequence ATGGATGCGCTCAACAGCACACAGGTCTCTGAGTTCTTTCTGAAAGGCTTCTCTGAGTACCCAGTCCTGGAGCCCCTGCTCTTCTTGTTCTGCTCAGCCTTGTacctggtgaccctgctggggaACACAGGCATCGTGGCCGTGAGCGTGCTGGACGTCCGCctgcacacccccatgtacttcttcctcagcaACCTCTCCATCCTGGACATCGGCTACACGTCCTCATTTGCACCCCTGATGCTGGTGCACTTCCTGTCAAGCCAGAAGACCATCTCCTTCACTGGCTGTGGGATCCAGATGTGTCTGGGTTTGTCCACGGGATCCACAGAGTGCCTGCTGCTCGCCATCATGGCCTATGATCGCTACCTGGCCATTTGCCGGCCTCTCCAGTACCCCGTGCTCATGAGCCGCCAGCTCTGCCTGCTGCTGGTGGGAGTGGCCTGGTCCTTCTCCCTCCTAAAGTCAATGACAGAGACGATCATTGCCATGAGGCTGCCCTTCTGTGGCCACCACGTGGTCAGCCACTTCTCCTGTGAGATCCTAGCAGTGCTGAAGCTGGCATGTGGTGACACATCAGTCAGTCAGGCTCTCTTGCTGGCTGGCAGCACtctgctgctgcccatgcccctgGCACTCATCTGCCTCTCCTACACCCTTATCCTGGTCACCATTCTGAGGGTGCCCTCTGCTGCCGGGCGCCGCAAAGCCTTCTCCACGTGCTCGGCTCACCTGACCGTGGTGGTGCTGTTCTACGGAGCTGTCATCTACACGTATATGAAGCCCAAGACCAAGGAAGCCCATGTTTCTGATGAGGTCTTCACAGTCCTCTATGCCGTGGTCACGCCCATGCTCAACCCTGTCATCTACAGCCTGCGGAACAGGGAGGTGAAGGAGGCTGCCAGGAAGGTGTGGAACAAGAACTGGACCTCCAGGTGA